Proteins from a single region of Zhongshania aliphaticivorans:
- a CDS encoding class I SAM-dependent methyltransferase translates to MSKLLESDSQTKWNRRHSERELGSPACEVLLQHLDLLPDKGYALDLACGLGRNAIQLAKCGLECDAVDISDVALARLHTFARQHELNINTHCVDIENDGIGDKQYDVIVVSYFLHRPLLAKIVQALKPGGLLFYQTFLRSDTTTGNSNHHKTNNRFYLDKNELRAQFKSLKIRYYQETSLKEPSSTAPVAMLLASKAQNNNVA, encoded by the coding sequence ATGTCAAAATTACTTGAATCAGACAGTCAAACAAAATGGAACCGCCGCCACAGCGAACGCGAGCTCGGCAGCCCTGCCTGCGAAGTACTGCTACAGCACCTTGATTTACTACCAGACAAAGGCTATGCGCTAGACTTGGCGTGTGGTCTAGGTCGAAATGCCATCCAACTCGCAAAATGCGGCTTGGAGTGTGATGCTGTAGATATATCAGATGTTGCGCTGGCACGGTTACATACTTTCGCACGCCAGCACGAACTCAACATCAATACCCACTGTGTAGACATCGAAAATGACGGTATTGGAGACAAGCAATATGATGTCATTGTCGTCAGCTATTTTCTTCACCGGCCATTGCTGGCCAAGATTGTCCAAGCATTAAAACCTGGCGGCCTGCTTTTTTATCAAACCTTCTTAAGATCTGATACAACAACGGGTAACTCGAACCACCATAAAACAAATAACCGCTTTTACTTAGACAAAAATGAACTTCGCGCACAGTTCAAAAGCCTAAAAATACGCTATTATCAAGAAACATCGTTGAAGGAACCATCAAGTACCGCACCCGTTGCAATGCTGTTAGCAAGCAAGGCGCAAAATAACAACGTGGCGTAG
- a CDS encoding YebG family protein, whose amino-acid sequence MAVVAKWMCDRDNSMFDNKKDADAYDKMLELAEGFSALLQQHIPDVDETKAEEFGIFLAKNKEAVMQACKGKVEALDEIDSKEADNIRPISAQG is encoded by the coding sequence ATGGCGGTAGTAGCCAAGTGGATGTGTGATAGGGACAATAGTATGTTTGACAACAAAAAAGATGCCGATGCCTATGACAAAATGTTGGAGTTGGCAGAAGGTTTCAGCGCATTGCTACAACAACATATTCCCGATGTTGACGAAACTAAGGCCGAAGAATTCGGAATTTTCTTAGCCAAAAACAAAGAAGCTGTTATGCAGGCCTGTAAAGGGAAAGTAGAAGCGCTGGACGAAATTGACTCGAAAGAAGCTGACAATATTCGCCCCATATCAGCCCAAGGCTAA
- a CDS encoding putative bifunctional diguanylate cyclase/phosphodiesterase — protein sequence MAHLYLAIALTVSAAIAAVVYFGFNTPYDPALLTLATLLGCTFVIAFMLSNRLERQQTRHRQLADTNALQQQLIEHSSSAFLMLDNQLNILFLNTNHPSLEKMVANVDVFSLDQYWQENVPEETRKLVNQAISDKREWRGELRFQNAEGSDYVAATIAPILEDNGDLSRVVISIEDISEHKAIADRLFIREHYNVLTGLPNRHFALRALQSTINEQNHGDSHFILIHIDLDRIRYINDSLGHQVVDRIFIETTERLRHSVSEDQVLAHLGADEFLIILNASNSSIEAQNLANTVLEQCRTPYFIDQHEVNISASLGLCQYPDDGADSTVLMRRAEAAMFNAKEMGGDRFSFYEEGMSSETEKRLEIENHLRYAIDRDEFKLYYQPVIDLKTNSLSGVEVLLRWQNTDLRNPGPDQFISVAEQSGLIIGIGKWVLEHACKQVVTWSQTDLPPLTVAVNISAKQFIDGDIVESVRFALRQSGLPASRLELEITEGLLINDTAEIRDTFMQLKKLGVHLSLDDFGTGYASLSYLKRYPFDTLKIDRSFVHDIDNCNDSVTLTNAIIAMGHSFNMTVIAEGVENLHQRRILRERHCDMVQGFLYSPPLPTDQFVSWAKRYAEMQTSQHV from the coding sequence ATGGCACACCTTTACCTCGCCATAGCATTAACCGTCTCTGCAGCTATTGCAGCCGTAGTATATTTTGGTTTTAACACACCTTACGACCCCGCGTTACTCACCTTAGCCACACTCCTTGGCTGCACTTTTGTTATTGCCTTCATGTTAAGCAATCGCCTAGAGCGTCAACAAACACGCCATCGCCAGCTTGCCGATACCAATGCACTTCAACAACAGCTTATAGAACACAGCTCTTCAGCTTTTCTGATGCTGGATAACCAACTTAATATTCTTTTTTTAAACACTAACCACCCATCACTTGAAAAGATGGTTGCCAATGTCGATGTTTTTTCACTTGATCAGTATTGGCAAGAAAACGTGCCTGAAGAAACACGCAAGCTCGTCAACCAAGCGATAAGCGATAAGCGAGAGTGGCGAGGAGAGCTACGTTTTCAGAATGCAGAAGGGAGTGATTATGTCGCAGCAACCATTGCCCCGATCCTTGAAGATAACGGTGATTTGTCCCGTGTTGTTATTTCAATTGAAGATATTTCTGAGCATAAAGCCATTGCAGATCGATTATTCATTCGTGAACACTACAACGTCCTAACCGGTCTACCCAATCGACATTTTGCCCTTCGCGCACTGCAATCAACCATTAATGAACAAAACCATGGTGATAGTCATTTTATTCTCATTCATATTGATTTAGATCGTATTCGATATATCAATGATTCTTTGGGTCACCAAGTTGTTGATAGAATATTTATAGAAACAACCGAACGTTTACGACACAGCGTAAGCGAAGATCAAGTACTGGCGCATTTAGGTGCCGACGAATTTCTAATCATCCTTAACGCATCTAACAGTAGCATAGAGGCTCAAAATCTAGCTAATACAGTTCTCGAGCAATGCCGTACCCCTTACTTTATTGATCAACATGAAGTCAATATATCGGCGAGTCTCGGCCTCTGCCAATACCCCGATGATGGTGCCGATAGCACAGTACTTATGCGGCGTGCTGAAGCCGCAATGTTCAATGCAAAAGAGATGGGAGGAGACCGGTTCAGCTTTTATGAAGAGGGGATGAGTAGCGAAACCGAAAAACGCTTAGAAATAGAAAATCATCTGCGTTATGCCATCGATCGTGATGAATTCAAACTTTACTATCAACCCGTTATTGATCTCAAAACTAATAGCTTAAGCGGAGTAGAAGTACTGTTACGCTGGCAAAATACCGATTTGAGGAATCCCGGCCCCGATCAGTTTATCTCTGTTGCCGAACAGAGCGGTTTAATCATCGGCATTGGCAAGTGGGTGCTAGAACATGCTTGTAAGCAAGTCGTCACTTGGTCTCAGACCGACTTACCGCCGCTAACAGTTGCGGTTAATATTTCAGCTAAACAATTTATTGATGGTGATATTGTTGAAAGTGTCCGTTTTGCACTTCGCCAAAGCGGTTTGCCTGCATCACGATTAGAACTGGAAATTACCGAGGGTCTATTGATAAATGATACGGCAGAGATCCGCGACACCTTCATGCAGCTCAAAAAACTAGGGGTTCACTTATCACTTGATGATTTTGGTACTGGCTACGCCTCACTCAGTTATCTTAAGCGCTATCCCTTTGATACATTAAAAATAGACCGCAGCTTTGTACACGATATTGATAACTGTAACGACAGCGTTACACTGACCAATGCCATTATCGCCATGGGTCACAGCTTTAACATGACCGTTATTGCAGAAGGCGTTGAAAACCTGCACCAACGACGCATATTACGTGAACGTCATTGCGATATGGTACAAGGTTTTCTGTATTCTCCGCCGCTACCAACAGACCAGTTTGTATCGTGGGCCAAGCGCTATGCTGAAATGCAAACAAGTCAGCACGTTTAA
- the djlA gene encoding co-chaperone DjlA, giving the protein MAKIIGAILGFFVGGPLLALLGFVVGTFFDRGLGQAMRFNYGAERERIQNIFFDTVFRVMGHIAKADGRVCESEIAQTEAIIAQLDLTGARRQDAINRFKQGSDSGFQLEPQISDFMTVAKSQPLLRQMLLEALLTMALADGEMADAERDIVSRVAGYLGVSAHEFKRLVDMVMAQRQFHGGGSYSQSETSGSELKKAYQAIGVEASASDAEIKRAYRKLMSQHHPDKLVAKGVPEDMMKIATEKAQEIQVAYDLIKKNRGSK; this is encoded by the coding sequence ATGGCAAAAATAATTGGTGCGATTTTAGGGTTTTTTGTGGGTGGCCCGCTTTTGGCACTACTGGGTTTCGTTGTTGGGACATTTTTTGATCGAGGCTTAGGTCAGGCCATGCGTTTTAATTATGGTGCTGAGCGGGAGCGTATTCAAAATATCTTTTTTGACACGGTATTCCGTGTGATGGGCCATATAGCTAAGGCTGATGGCCGTGTTTGCGAGTCTGAAATTGCGCAAACAGAGGCGATTATCGCTCAGCTGGATCTTACTGGTGCACGACGTCAAGATGCTATAAATCGTTTTAAACAAGGCAGTGATAGTGGTTTCCAGTTAGAGCCTCAAATATCAGATTTTATGACGGTAGCAAAAAGTCAGCCCTTATTGCGTCAGATGTTGCTAGAGGCCTTGTTGACGATGGCGTTGGCTGACGGAGAAATGGCTGATGCAGAACGGGATATTGTTAGCCGAGTAGCGGGTTACTTAGGGGTGTCCGCTCATGAGTTTAAACGTTTAGTAGATATGGTGATGGCGCAGCGTCAGTTTCATGGCGGTGGCAGTTACTCACAGAGTGAAACCAGTGGCTCTGAGCTTAAAAAGGCCTACCAAGCTATCGGTGTTGAAGCGTCGGCGTCGGATGCAGAAATAAAGCGAGCTTATCGTAAGTTGATGAGTCAGCATCACCCCGATAAGCTGGTGGCTAAAGGTGTTCCAGAAGATATGATGAAAATAGCCACAGAAAAGGCCCAAGAAATCCAAGTCGCCTACGATTTAATTAAGAAAAATCGGGGTTCAAAATAG
- the glyS gene encoding glycine--tRNA ligase subunit beta has translation MNHVRDLLIEIGTEELPPKSLKTLSNAFSESIRSQLAGLGLTFSSSKSFATPRRLAILISDLAETAADKELEIWGPPVKVAFDDAGNATNAALAFAKKNKLNIEEIHQFIANDGKQEKLCYRSIAKGVETKSIIASTIDSALNSLPIAKRMRWGSSRTEFVRPIQWLAIVFGNETIQENIFGLTSSNNTRGHRFHCTHELEILSANSYETILKEQGKVIADYQQRQDIIRNQITELGINLGGNTVISEDLLDEVNSLVEWPVSLAGSFEQRFLKVPAEALISSMKEHQKYFHIVDANNMLMPHFITVANIESHDPQKVIDGNERVIRPRLSDAAFFFETDCKTSLEQRRDKLANIVFQDKLGTIYDKTCRVAELSSNIAEHLGADATLVKRAAELSKSDLVTDMVLEFDDMQGIAGYYYAQNDGEENEVALTMNEQYMPRFAGDTLPTTMTGTIVALADRLDTITGIFGIGQIPTGSKDPFALRRASLGILRIIIEKKLQLDLADLVKLAIEKHGKFDDNPKLSDAVIAYIIDRLRAGYEDRGISAEVFLSVNAKHLSAPLDIDQRINAVQAFNQMPEASALASANKRVSNILAKVNAPISQTVDPALLQEPAEIALAEQLTLQKTKVSPLFAVADYEGGLKALAALQPTVDAFFEHVMVNADEAALRSNRQALLKQLQDLFLQVADISLLVVGK, from the coding sequence ATGAACCACGTCCGTGATTTATTAATTGAAATTGGTACTGAAGAATTACCACCAAAATCTTTAAAAACATTATCAAATGCTTTTTCAGAAAGTATTAGATCCCAGCTTGCTGGTCTGGGTTTAACTTTCTCATCAAGCAAAAGCTTTGCAACACCTCGCCGTCTAGCCATACTTATATCTGATTTAGCGGAAACCGCAGCGGACAAAGAATTAGAGATTTGGGGGCCACCTGTCAAAGTTGCCTTTGACGATGCCGGCAATGCAACCAATGCTGCCTTGGCCTTTGCCAAAAAAAATAAGCTAAATATTGAAGAAATACATCAGTTTATTGCAAATGATGGCAAACAAGAAAAACTCTGCTATCGCAGTATTGCTAAAGGTGTGGAAACAAAAAGTATTATCGCTTCTACCATTGATTCAGCATTAAATTCACTGCCCATCGCTAAGAGAATGCGGTGGGGGTCGTCTCGAACCGAATTTGTAAGACCCATTCAATGGCTCGCCATTGTTTTTGGCAATGAAACCATTCAAGAAAATATTTTTGGCCTAACATCGTCTAATAATACGAGAGGACATCGTTTTCATTGTACTCATGAATTAGAAATATTGTCCGCCAATAGTTATGAAACTATCCTTAAAGAACAGGGAAAAGTTATTGCGGATTACCAGCAACGACAAGATATTATCCGCAATCAAATTACTGAACTGGGTATTAATCTAGGCGGTAACACTGTTATCAGTGAAGATTTATTAGATGAAGTTAACTCCTTAGTAGAATGGCCTGTTTCATTAGCCGGTAGCTTTGAACAGCGTTTCTTAAAAGTACCTGCAGAAGCATTAATTTCATCAATGAAAGAGCATCAAAAATATTTTCACATTGTTGATGCTAACAACATGCTTATGCCACACTTTATTACAGTTGCAAATATTGAAAGTCACGACCCTCAAAAAGTTATCGATGGCAACGAGCGCGTTATTCGTCCACGACTTAGTGATGCCGCTTTCTTTTTTGAAACCGATTGTAAAACCAGTCTTGAACAACGCCGAGACAAACTCGCTAACATTGTTTTCCAAGACAAGTTAGGCACCATTTATGATAAAACCTGCCGCGTGGCTGAGCTAAGTTCTAATATAGCAGAGCACCTAGGGGCAGATGCTACACTTGTAAAACGAGCCGCAGAACTCTCTAAAAGTGATTTAGTTACCGACATGGTGCTTGAGTTCGATGATATGCAGGGTATAGCTGGTTATTACTATGCCCAAAATGACGGTGAAGAAAATGAAGTCGCGCTCACTATGAACGAGCAATATATGCCGCGATTTGCAGGCGATACTTTACCCACCACCATGACCGGTACCATCGTCGCACTTGCCGATCGTTTAGATACTATTACTGGTATTTTCGGGATTGGACAAATACCAACCGGCTCAAAAGATCCCTTTGCATTACGTCGTGCATCCCTTGGTATTTTGCGCATTATCATTGAAAAAAAGCTTCAACTGGACCTTGCTGATTTGGTCAAACTAGCTATCGAAAAGCATGGCAAATTTGATGACAACCCTAAGCTAAGCGACGCTGTCATTGCTTATATTATTGATCGGTTGCGAGCCGGCTATGAAGACCGAGGTATTTCCGCCGAGGTATTCCTCTCTGTTAACGCAAAACATTTGAGTGCACCCTTAGATATAGATCAGCGTATTAATGCAGTGCAGGCTTTCAACCAAATGCCGGAGGCTTCTGCACTGGCTTCTGCTAACAAACGTGTCTCCAACATTCTTGCGAAAGTAAATGCCCCAATAAGTCAGACTGTGGATCCCGCATTACTTCAAGAGCCTGCAGAAATTGCTCTCGCAGAGCAATTAACTTTGCAAAAAACTAAGGTATCGCCATTATTTGCTGTCGCTGACTACGAAGGAGGTTTAAAGGCACTCGCCGCCTTGCAGCCCACCGTAGATGCTTTCTTTGAACACGTTATGGTCAATGCAGATGAAGCTGCATTACGCAGCAATCGACAAGCTTTACTAAAACAACTTCAAGACTTGTTTTTGCAAGTTGCTGATATTTCCTTACTTGTAGTTGGTAAATAA
- a CDS encoding PKD domain-containing protein: MQVIFLEVVSLLLIHANVMDICYLRGLNSIAAAKFMNPFLRLASLLFYFGLLTACGGNSVNTSEQSSSDDSSQPDPSQLTITGGDEIASNSQHTLRATPEANTSGTWQWQFDSALLDVNLVEMDGDRLSYVAPDVNQTTELNFSLERVLSGGQVEVGSKKVTVFPEDDVTKQPQITSSEDTSGNEADEIQLSVQALAQSGRSIRSVKWQQKSGPVAQVISVDDQDVFVIQLPQVETDQVIVVTVLVQDSGGFAASAEIEIQVFDTLDNQLPEVEAGADQEVMANELVYLEGMASDGDGEVSAVFWEILAPYAELEVNQADTLTANFTAPNVTNDVDLQLRLTAFDDAGASASDMLTIRVLAVENQPPFIKDAYVDPGVAYSGETIQLVAVGQDPDGNALTYEWHQMVGDEQALLTIHQDIDGNASASLPILSKNEVFELELLLSDGVSTASKLVSFQGVARNAAAPDPLSCLLQPMASGCPLAPLAPVLDPDAFVACTGDIANTECIFVQIAGPAVLACIDNPSPQTCGTALTSITDPSYVLEQLGEEDSAGSCNPAYDDNSFEHYAGALHEHTAYSDGTFLTRPADVYARVKASGLDFVGSSDHSDNMGLPLSVGRGDCAPEEFFDCFLFVDPDNRSDAFVKWQATQEQALAASDETFTAFRGFEWTSDRFGHANVFFSRNIINAKTGPGYAVSMVRFWEWFSYPAQFGGGSDGLLSFNHPGREDAIESFVEYFGGDPGFTFNDFRYVPAADYRTVGIEVFGKGSEYDSDGPGGSWLSYALDKGWYLAPVGSEDHHDTRWGDGDLPKTVFIARSNSRDDLREAMLARRFYAVAQNYNDIRLDFSVDNHVMGSRLRRTVGTELLVKASMLSNGTLVTAPRFELIGPDNTVLDSSAGSTWETRLGFSSDVKYVFLRVLDGDRPIAFSAPIWLQEGTEPLPQCFVPQVWTDESMVLPVL, from the coding sequence GTGCAAGTAATATTTTTAGAAGTAGTGAGCTTGTTGCTGATTCACGCGAATGTCATGGACATTTGCTATCTTCGCGGCCTTAATTCTATAGCCGCAGCGAAATTTATGAACCCGTTCTTAAGACTAGCTAGTTTGTTATTTTATTTCGGACTGCTGACAGCTTGCGGCGGCAACAGTGTTAACACTAGTGAGCAGTCATCGTCCGATGACTCATCTCAGCCCGATCCGAGCCAGTTAACTATTACTGGTGGGGACGAAATAGCATCTAATTCACAACATACTTTGCGTGCAACACCAGAGGCGAATACGTCGGGCACATGGCAGTGGCAATTTGATAGTGCTTTGCTCGATGTGAATTTGGTTGAGATGGATGGTGATCGTTTGAGCTATGTGGCGCCCGATGTAAATCAAACTACGGAACTGAATTTTAGTTTGGAGCGAGTACTTTCGGGTGGGCAAGTGGAAGTCGGCAGTAAAAAAGTCACTGTTTTTCCTGAAGATGACGTCACTAAGCAACCTCAAATAACAAGTAGTGAGGATACCTCAGGCAATGAAGCGGATGAAATTCAGCTTTCTGTTCAGGCCTTAGCACAGAGTGGCCGCAGTATTCGTTCAGTTAAATGGCAGCAAAAGTCTGGACCAGTTGCACAAGTCATCAGTGTTGATGATCAAGATGTGTTTGTTATCCAACTACCACAGGTGGAAACAGATCAAGTCATTGTTGTGACTGTTTTAGTGCAGGATAGTGGTGGATTTGCTGCGAGTGCTGAAATTGAAATACAGGTGTTTGATACCCTTGATAATCAGCTACCCGAGGTGGAAGCTGGTGCGGATCAAGAGGTTATGGCTAATGAGCTTGTCTATTTAGAGGGTATGGCTAGCGATGGCGACGGCGAGGTTTCAGCCGTTTTCTGGGAGATACTAGCGCCTTATGCTGAGTTAGAGGTAAATCAAGCCGACACCTTAACCGCGAATTTTACTGCACCCAATGTGACCAATGACGTTGATTTACAGCTTCGCTTAACGGCATTTGATGATGCTGGAGCTTCTGCTTCTGATATGCTGACTATTCGAGTTTTGGCCGTTGAAAATCAACCTCCGTTTATAAAAGATGCCTATGTAGACCCTGGTGTCGCTTATAGTGGCGAGACTATTCAGCTTGTTGCCGTTGGGCAGGATCCCGATGGTAATGCACTGACCTATGAGTGGCATCAAATGGTTGGTGATGAGCAAGCCTTGCTGACTATTCATCAAGATATAGATGGTAATGCGAGTGCCAGTTTACCGATTCTTAGCAAGAATGAAGTTTTTGAATTAGAGCTCTTATTAAGTGATGGAGTAAGTACGGCCAGCAAGCTAGTAAGTTTCCAGGGGGTGGCTAGGAACGCAGCTGCGCCTGACCCCTTGTCATGCCTATTACAGCCAATGGCATCTGGTTGTCCTCTGGCACCACTCGCTCCAGTTTTGGACCCTGATGCATTTGTCGCCTGTACCGGTGATATTGCGAACACTGAATGTATTTTTGTCCAAATTGCTGGCCCTGCAGTGTTGGCTTGCATTGACAACCCAAGCCCTCAAACGTGTGGGACAGCGTTGACCAGTATTACCGATCCTAGCTATGTCTTAGAACAACTTGGTGAAGAAGATTCGGCTGGGTCCTGCAACCCTGCTTATGATGACAATAGTTTTGAGCATTATGCGGGTGCACTCCATGAGCATACGGCTTATTCAGATGGTACGTTTTTAACCCGCCCCGCCGATGTGTATGCGCGTGTTAAAGCATCTGGCTTAGATTTTGTGGGCAGCTCTGATCACTCAGATAATATGGGTCTTCCGCTTTCTGTTGGTCGTGGTGACTGTGCTCCGGAAGAGTTTTTTGATTGCTTCTTATTTGTGGATCCAGATAATCGTAGCGATGCATTTGTAAAATGGCAGGCAACACAGGAGCAAGCACTGGCTGCAAGCGATGAAACGTTCACGGCATTTCGTGGTTTTGAATGGACTTCTGATCGCTTTGGACACGCTAATGTGTTCTTTTCTCGTAATATTATCAACGCCAAGACTGGGCCTGGTTATGCGGTAAGTATGGTGCGCTTTTGGGAATGGTTCTCCTATCCTGCACAATTTGGCGGTGGTTCTGATGGTTTGCTGAGTTTTAATCACCCTGGTCGTGAAGATGCAATAGAGAGTTTTGTTGAGTATTTCGGCGGCGATCCAGGTTTCACGTTTAATGATTTTCGCTATGTCCCCGCTGCAGATTATAGAACGGTGGGTATAGAGGTATTTGGTAAAGGAAGCGAATACGATAGTGATGGTCCCGGTGGTAGTTGGTTAAGCTATGCTTTAGATAAGGGTTGGTATTTAGCCCCGGTAGGATCTGAGGATCATCATGATACTCGCTGGGGTGATGGTGACCTACCTAAGACTGTTTTCATTGCGCGTTCTAATAGTCGAGATGATTTGCGCGAGGCTATGTTGGCGAGAAGGTTTTATGCGGTTGCTCAGAACTACAACGATATTCGTCTGGATTTTAGCGTAGACAATCACGTTATGGGCTCGCGATTACGACGTACAGTAGGTACTGAGCTTCTCGTGAAGGCAAGTATGTTGTCGAATGGCACCCTTGTAACTGCGCCGCGGTTTGAGTTAATTGGGCCTGATAACACCGTGTTGGATTCTAGCGCGGGTTCGACATGGGAAACACGCTTGGGATTCAGCTCTGATGTAAAGTATGTCTTCTTGCGTGTACTTGATGGCGATCGCCCGATAGCGTTTTCAGCGCCAATTTGGTTACAAGAAGGCACCGAGCCATTACCACAATGCTTTGTGCCTCAAGTTTGGACGGATGAATCTATGGTGTTGCCGGTACTCTAG
- the glyQ gene encoding glycine--tRNA ligase subunit alpha, whose amino-acid sequence MSKADVSTFQGLILALQQFWAEQGCVLLQPLDMEVGAGTFHPATFLRAIGPETWNAAYVQPCRRPTDGRYGSNPNRLQHYYQFQVIMKPSPSNIQELYLDSLKMLGIDPQVHDIRFVEDNWESPTLGAWGLGWEVWLNGMEVTQFTYFQQVGGLECYPVSGEITYGLERIAMYLQGVDSIYDLVWTKGPAGNVSYGDVFHQNEVEMSHFNFEEADTSQLFAQFDHCEKESERLIEKGLPLPAYEMVMKASHAFNLLDARHAISVTERQRFILRVRSLARAVAQAYYDTREALNFPLAPDNLRSELAAAKESK is encoded by the coding sequence GTGAGTAAGGCAGACGTCAGCACCTTTCAGGGGCTAATCTTAGCATTACAACAATTTTGGGCTGAGCAGGGCTGTGTTCTATTACAGCCGCTGGATATGGAGGTCGGCGCCGGTACCTTTCATCCCGCTACCTTTTTGCGCGCAATCGGCCCTGAAACGTGGAATGCTGCCTACGTACAACCTTGCCGCCGGCCAACGGATGGTCGCTATGGTAGCAACCCCAACCGGCTTCAACACTATTACCAGTTTCAGGTCATCATGAAACCCTCGCCAAGTAATATTCAGGAGCTATATCTAGACTCTTTGAAAATGCTTGGCATCGACCCCCAAGTACACGACATTCGGTTTGTTGAAGACAACTGGGAATCACCAACACTCGGGGCCTGGGGGCTTGGCTGGGAGGTTTGGTTAAACGGTATGGAAGTAACCCAGTTTACTTACTTTCAACAGGTGGGTGGTCTTGAGTGTTATCCCGTTAGTGGTGAAATAACTTACGGCCTAGAGCGCATAGCAATGTACTTACAGGGCGTAGATAGTATTTATGATCTGGTCTGGACAAAAGGGCCGGCTGGCAATGTTTCATACGGCGATGTGTTCCACCAAAATGAAGTTGAAATGTCTCACTTTAACTTTGAAGAAGCAGATACTTCACAGCTATTCGCGCAGTTCGATCATTGTGAAAAGGAAAGTGAACGCCTTATAGAAAAAGGTCTACCGCTACCTGCTTATGAAATGGTAATGAAAGCATCGCATGCATTCAATTTACTTGATGCTAGACACGCTATTTCTGTTACAGAAAGACAACGTTTCATTTTACGTGTCCGCAGCTTGGCGCGTGCAGTCGCGCAGGCATATTACGATACACGCGAAGCTTTAAACTTTCCTTTAGCACCCGACAATTTACGGTCCGAATTAGCTGCCGCAAAGGAGAGCAAATAA